One stretch of Miscanthus floridulus cultivar M001 chromosome 18, ASM1932011v1, whole genome shotgun sequence DNA includes these proteins:
- the LOC136522209 gene encoding protein POLAR-like 1 — protein sequence MASSSSSSEVRAASRRIVDYLNDGEELGAERAAVETPPCSPAAATATAVAVAVGEPARSLALPRFRWPRLVRRRLRRKGGGDKGKEEIVVDKGDDLPVAPAVSTSGCESSAGSDKRHSDLGVGLSLVFLLAKTSDEFNKMVKVRAEMEALLKEIRDEVRIQSGSGGTGTDGHDDAPKDRNRESTTSSCVTTDGNEVQSASASARMEYQAASSGVELAGYEKSLSSGDGAGCCARMDVLEEEFHAEMELLQVNYGSETPSFLPDPEEEEEHYSEPYDEMADYRNGIDDDSGAVVEEDEDDDNDHDDNAEYNGVSAVQLERRLHELLHERNRDRIEELDAALRRAEHKLVEKEMEVSLWKDTANSLFVWS from the exons AtggcctcctcttcttcctcttccgaggTGAGGGCCGCGAGCAGGAGGATCGTCGATTACCTCAACGACGGCGAGGAGCTCGGGGCCGAGAGGGCGGCGGTGGAGACGCCGCCGTGCTCCCCTGCGGCGGCGACTGCGACTGCGGTTGCGGTTGCGGTGGGAGAACCCGCGAGGTCGTTGGCGCTGCCCAGGTTCAGGTGGCCGCGGCTAGTCAGGCGCAGGCTCCGGAGGAAGGGAGGCGGCGACAAGGGGAAGGAGGAGATCGTGGTGGATAAGGGCGACGACCTCCCCGTGGCGCCGGCCGTGTCGACCTCAG GATGCGAATCATCAGCGGGGAGCGACAAGAGGCATTCCGACCTCGGCGTCGGGCTAAGCCTGGTGTTCCTCCTGGCGAAGACATCCGACGAGTTCAACAAGATGGTCAAGGTGCGCGCGGAGATGGAGGCGCTCCTGAAAGAGATAAGAGACGAGGTTCGGATCCagagcggcagcggcggcaccGGCACCGACGGCCACGACGACGCGCCGAAAGACCGCAACCGCGAGTCCACCACGTCGAGCTGCGTCACTACCGACGGCAACGAGGTCCAGAGCGCGAGCGCGAGCGCTCGCATGGAGTACCAGGCCGCCTCGTCTGGCGTGGAGCTCGCGGGCTACGAGAAGTCGTTGTCGTCCGGGGATGGTGCAGGTTGCTGTGCGAGGATGGACGTGCTTGAAGAGGAGTTCCACGCCGAGATGGAGCTGCTTCAGGTTAACTACGGCTCAGAGACACCGTCATTTCTGCCTGAccctgaagaagaagaggaacactATTCCGAG CCGTACGACGAGATGGCCGACTACCGGAATGGAATTGATGACGATTCAGGGGCAGTTGTTGAGGAGGACGAAGACGACGATAATGATCATGATGATAACGCTGAGTACAACGGAGTTTCTGCCGTACAGCTGGAGAGAAGGCTCCACGAGCTTCTCCATGAAAGAAACCGGGACCGGATTGAGGAGCTGGATGCCGCGCTGCGGCGTGCGGAGCACAAGCTCGTTGAGAAGGAAATGGAGGTGTCCTTGTGGAAGGACACGgctaacagcctgttcgtttggtcgtaa
- the LOC136523006 gene encoding S-locus-specific glycoprotein S13-like, protein MASQHAVLIIFLFFLVCSCQSLDDRLTSLRPLYPADKLISDDGGMFALGFFNLTTNSTPSLYLGIWYNNIPERTYVWVANGDSPITTPSAKLALTNTSDLVLCDSEGRIVWATDNNVSGSSTGGSGVLRSTGSFELELQLPNGTGVVVWKSLDHPTDTILPTFRLWTNYKAHTAMRVVAWKGPRDPSAGDFSLSGDPTSWGLQIIIWRGTSRTWRSGVWNGAGASAITRFIYSQIVDDGEVIYAAYNAAGGPTTHWKLDYTGNVRLRVWNVESSSWTVLFEGPGNGGCLHYGACGPFGYCDATGREGGVQECKCLDGFEPEDGFFRDFSRGCRRKQALACGGAGAGAGAGRSHYFLTLPGMKVPDKFLYVRNRSFEECATECDRNCSCTAYAYANLSTIVTMSASSDMSRCLLWMGELLDTGKDGDLGENLYLRLAAGSPGNNKKKIGMAMEIVLLTTACLLMLTCICLATICKSRGTLRDK, encoded by the exons ATGGCATCCCAACATGCTGTATTGATCATCTTCCTGTTCTTCTTAGTTTGTTCCTGCCAATCCCTCGATGATCGCCTAACCTCACTAAGACCACTCTACCCCGCCGACAAGCTCATCTCCGACGACGGTGGCATGTTTGCCCTTGGCTTTTTCAACCTCACCACCAACTCAACCCCAAGCCTGTACCTCGGCATATGGTACAACAACATCCCCGAGCGCACCTACGTTTGGGTCGCCAACGGCGACAGCCCAATTACCACGCCTTCAGCAAAGCTAGCTCTCACTAACACTTCCGACCTGGTGCTGTGCGACTCCGAAGGCCGCATAGTCTGGGCGACAGACAACAATGTCTCCGGCAGCAGCACCGGAGGTTCCGGAGTGCTCCGGAGCACGGGGAGCTTCGAGCTCGAGCTGCAGCTGCCCAATGGCACAGGCGTAGTAGTATGGAAGAGCCTCGATCACCCCACGGACACCATCCTCCCGACCTTCAGGCTGTGGACCAACTACAAGGCTCACACCGCCATGCGCGTCGTCGCCTGGAAGGGGCCTCGGGACCCTTCCGCCGGCGACTTCTCCCTCAGCGGCGACCCTACCAGCTGGGGCCTCCAGATCATCATCTGGCGGGGTACAAGCCGCACGTGGCGCAGCGGCGTGTGGAACGGCGCGGGGGCCTCCGCCATCACCAGGTTCATATACTCCCAGATCGTCGACGACGGGGAGGTGATCTACGCGGCGTACAACGCCGCCGGCGGACCGACGACGCACTGGAAGCTGGACTACACGGGGAATGTGAGGCTCCGCGTCTGGAACGTCgagtcgtcgtcgtggaccgtcCTTTTCGAGGGCCCCGGCAATGGCGGCTGCCTCCACTACGGCGCGTGCGGGCCGTTCGGCTACTGCGACGCCACGGGGCGCGAGGGCGGCGTGCAGGAGTGCAAGTGCCTCGACGGGTTCGAGCCGGAAGACGGCTTCTTCCGTGACTTCTCCAGAGGATGCCGGAGGAAGCAAGCGCTGGCGTGCGGCGGTGCTGGCGCCGGTGCCGGCGCTGGGAGGAGCCATTATTTCCTGACCTTGCCGGGGATGAAGGTGCCTGACAAGTTCCTGTATGTCAGGAACAGAAGCTTTGAAGAGTGTGCTACAGAGTGCGACCGCAACTGCTCGTGCACCGCGTACGCTTATGCCAACTTGAGCACCATCGTCACCATGAGTGCTAGCAGTGACATGTCAAGGTGCTTGCTTTGGATGGGGGAGCTTCTCGACACCGGAAAGGACGGCGATTTAGGTGAAAACTTGTACCTTCGGCTCGCCGCCGGCTCTCCCG GAAACAACAAGAAGAAGATCGGCATGGCTATGGAGATTGTGCTCCTAACGACGGCATGTCTGCTGATGCTCACATGTATATGTCTTGCCACTATATGCAAATCAAGAGGTACACTAAGAGACAAATAA